In the Deltaproteobacteria bacterium genome, one interval contains:
- a CDS encoding hydantoinase/oxoprolinase family protein, which yields MGMLINIDNGGTLTDICVIAGERIYYTKTLTTPYDLSQCFIDGLKKAATVVYGEERVRDLLRHTDCIRYSTTQGTNALVERRGPCLGLILAQHMSASALRDSAVGGEMLAALVGERIAQIDSQLADDAYDAALVQVVNILSEAGASRLVVSLSRARDEVRFKRVWLRRFPRHLLGAVPVLFSHEIADDPDDARRTWTALFNAFLHPAMEHFLYHAEHILRDHKYLHPLLIFRNDGDSARVAKTIAIKTYSCGPRAGLEGARALAANYGLARLISLDVGGTTTDIGVVEANVIRSRRRGEVEGIPVSFALSDIASIGAGGSSIITVRDGEIGVGPQSAGAAPGPACFGLGGSEATITDVFLLLGVFDPASFFGGEITLDRQRAEGAVSKLAEALGLCLESALLAIERAWVTKIAAAISAHVQIGSGAAAVAFGGAGPLAACAVAEQVGIRRVIIPGLAAVFSAFGIGFSDIAQHYEARLSEPTEAGLQATLAELLQRAQRDMFAEGIELAQCTRELRLLRLRNGVETVVALDGKPALPPGMQPGDQLSLSLRAVKALAHATLAPPGAPPSGSAVAGGTRRVRLDDGWRDLPVFNVAAQPAGATGAGPAIIEEPFFTCRVPAAWRFDFKAGGDIVLESEPREES from the coding sequence ATGGGCATGCTTATCAATATCGACAACGGCGGCACCCTGACCGACATCTGCGTCATCGCCGGCGAGCGCATCTACTACACCAAGACGCTGACCACGCCCTATGATCTGAGCCAGTGCTTCATTGACGGACTGAAAAAGGCTGCCACCGTAGTCTACGGCGAGGAGCGCGTCCGTGACTTGCTGCGCCACACCGACTGCATCCGTTACTCGACCACCCAGGGAACCAACGCGCTGGTGGAGAGAAGAGGGCCGTGCTTGGGCCTGATCCTGGCCCAGCATATGTCTGCGTCAGCCCTGCGCGACTCGGCCGTCGGCGGCGAAATGCTAGCCGCGCTCGTCGGCGAACGGATCGCCCAAATCGACTCGCAGCTGGCGGACGATGCCTATGATGCCGCGCTGGTGCAGGTAGTGAACATCCTGAGCGAGGCCGGCGCCAGCCGCCTGGTGGTGAGCCTCAGCCGAGCGCGGGACGAGGTGCGCTTCAAACGCGTCTGGCTGCGGCGATTTCCGCGCCACCTGCTCGGCGCCGTGCCGGTGTTGTTTTCGCACGAGATCGCCGATGATCCCGACGATGCCCGCCGCACCTGGACCGCGTTGTTCAACGCCTTCCTCCACCCCGCGATGGAGCACTTCCTCTACCACGCCGAGCACATTCTACGCGACCACAAGTACTTGCACCCACTGCTGATCTTCCGCAACGACGGCGACTCGGCGCGCGTGGCCAAGACCATCGCCATCAAGACTTACAGCTGCGGCCCGCGCGCGGGCCTAGAAGGGGCAAGGGCGCTGGCGGCGAACTATGGCCTGGCACGGCTGATCTCTCTGGACGTCGGCGGCACCACCACCGACATCGGCGTGGTCGAAGCCAACGTCATCCGCAGCCGGCGCCGCGGCGAGGTCGAAGGCATCCCGGTATCCTTTGCCCTCAGCGACATCGCCAGTATCGGTGCCGGCGGCAGCTCTATCATCACCGTTCGTGACGGCGAGATCGGTGTCGGGCCGCAGAGCGCCGGTGCGGCGCCGGGGCCGGCGTGCTTTGGACTGGGTGGCAGCGAAGCAACCATCACCGACGTGTTCTTGTTACTGGGTGTGTTCGACCCCGCCTCGTTCTTCGGCGGCGAGATCACCTTGGATCGCCAACGCGCTGAGGGCGCCGTCAGCAAGCTCGCCGAGGCATTGGGGCTCTGCCTCGAAAGCGCATTGCTGGCAATCGAACGCGCCTGGGTGACCAAGATCGCCGCCGCCATCAGCGCCCACGTGCAGATCGGCTCGGGCGCGGCGGCGGTGGCCTTCGGTGGCGCCGGGCCGTTGGCCGCGTGCGCGGTGGCGGAGCAAGTCGGCATCCGGCGCGTCATCATTCCGGGCTTGGCCGCTGTCTTCAGTGCCTTCGGCATCGGCTTTAGTGACATCGCCCAGCACTACGAAGCGCGCCTGAGCGAACCCACGGAAGCGGGCTTGCAAGCCACCCTGGCCGAGTTGCTGCAACGCGCCCAGCGCGACATGTTCGCCGAAGGGATCGAACTGGCGCAGTGTACCCGGGAGCTGCGCTTACTCCGCCTGCGTAACGGTGTCGAGACGGTGGTGGCGCTGGACGGCAAGCCGGCGCTGCCGCCCGGTATGCAGCCGGGCGATCAACTCTCGCTATCACTGCGGGCGGTAAAGGCGCTCGCTCATGCCACGCTGGCGCCGCCAGGCGCGCCCCCCTCCGGCAGCGCCGTTGCCGGTGGTACTCGTCGCGTGCGTTTGGATGACGGCTGGCGCGACTTGCCCGTGTTCAACGTGGCGGCACAACCGGCCGGCGCAACCGGCGCCGGCCCCGCCATCATCGAAGAGCCGTTCTTCACCTGCCGCGTTCCCGCCGCGTGGCGCTTCGACTTCAAAGCCGGCGGCGACATCGTGCTGGAAAGCGAACCTCGAGAAGAGAGCTGA
- a CDS encoding acetone carboxylase subunit gamma, giving the protein MKVAITEYLRIDLDTEQWQCRRCEHVIGPARRNYKEGLLVYDRDPREIHKPLLDPAKYRFTFSPHPDWCRILEYYCPGCGVMVETEYTVPGHPPLHDLDLDLDALKAQWQDRQPKP; this is encoded by the coding sequence ATGAAAGTCGCCATCACCGAATACCTCCGCATCGACCTCGACACCGAGCAGTGGCAGTGCCGGCGCTGCGAGCACGTCATCGGCCCGGCCCGCCGCAATTACAAGGAGGGTCTGCTGGTCTACGACCGTGATCCGCGCGAGATCCACAAGCCGCTGCTCGATCCGGCAAAGTATCGCTTTACGTTCTCGCCCCATCCTGACTGGTGCCGCATCCTCGAGTACTACTGCCCGGGCTGCGGTGTCATGGTGGAAACCGAGTACACCGTGCCCGGACATCCACCGCTCCACGACCTCGATCTCGACCTCGATGCCCTCAAGGCCCAGTGGCAGGATCGCCAACCCAAGCCCTAG
- a CDS encoding hydantoinase/oxoprolinase family protein: protein MRRLSVDIGGTFTDCFVVWDRRSVETKALTTHHNLALGFKQALAAACDELGLEHQELLSGVDSVRYATTLGTNALIERKGPRLGLLVTAGFKSVVPLSRGRGYGEGLDPLAQMDIPRAQRPLPLVPIEMIRTVRERIDAGGQVLLPLDRDDLRRQLRDLVDRGAEALVVMLTNSVVDPAHELLVQDVFLEEYPGHMLGAIPILLSHQVAGRKGEYVRAMSAILDAFLHQTMYHGLGSLALHLRQSGYRKPMLVVHNSGGMAQLNSTAALQTIHSGPVSGIAAAEHLAAQAELGHVVATDMGGTSFDIGLVVAGGIKHYDFQPVIERWLVSVPMVHLATLGAGGGSIASYEPMHGTVRIGPHSAGSDPGPACYDRGGLQPTVTDADLLLGYLDPANYANAQIVLNPKRSMLVMEALCDELESDLIETCKLIKRTVDNDMANGIATELRARGYEPAEFTLLTYGGNGPLHACGIAEALRIDRILAPPFSAVFSACGAGNLNQMHIHEQSVYLVLFDANAKRLFSDFHRFNQTVAELEGRGRDDLLRQGACAADIRHRLELDMRYGNQRVQTAVVSDRARLGSVHDVLSLIDRFHRSYGGRFGDGSQAPEAGVRINTMRVCSYLELETVQFTDIRPSGTPVRAIEAVSSRACHFTGHQRPLPTRSYDERALAAGVVIPGPAVVTTRHTTYLVEPGWQYQACGQGAVWLTRAPRQ from the coding sequence ATGCGGCGTCTCTCAGTCGACATCGGCGGCACGTTTACCGACTGCTTCGTGGTTTGGGATCGGCGCTCGGTCGAGACCAAGGCCCTGACGACGCATCACAACCTCGCGCTGGGATTCAAGCAGGCGCTAGCGGCGGCCTGTGACGAGCTGGGCCTGGAGCACCAGGAGCTGTTGTCGGGGGTCGACTCGGTGCGCTACGCCACCACCCTGGGCACCAATGCTTTGATCGAACGCAAGGGGCCGCGCCTGGGCCTGCTGGTCACCGCCGGCTTCAAGAGCGTGGTGCCGCTGTCGCGCGGGCGCGGCTACGGCGAAGGGCTCGACCCGCTGGCGCAAATGGATATCCCGCGCGCCCAACGGCCGCTGCCATTGGTCCCGATTGAAATGATTCGCACCGTGCGCGAGCGCATCGACGCCGGCGGGCAGGTCCTGTTGCCGCTCGACCGGGACGATTTGCGCCGCCAATTGCGCGACCTCGTCGACCGCGGCGCCGAAGCTCTGGTGGTGATGCTCACCAATAGTGTGGTTGATCCGGCGCATGAACTGCTGGTGCAGGATGTCTTCCTGGAGGAGTACCCCGGCCACATGCTGGGGGCGATCCCGATTCTGCTGTCGCACCAAGTCGCCGGCCGCAAGGGCGAATACGTGCGCGCCATGTCGGCCATCCTCGACGCCTTCTTGCACCAGACCATGTACCACGGGCTGGGCTCGCTGGCGTTGCACCTGCGCCAAAGCGGCTACCGCAAACCCATGCTGGTGGTGCACAACTCCGGCGGGATGGCTCAGCTCAACTCCACCGCCGCGCTGCAAACCATCCACTCCGGCCCGGTCTCCGGCATCGCCGCCGCCGAACACCTGGCGGCACAGGCCGAGCTCGGACACGTTGTCGCCACCGACATGGGCGGCACCAGCTTCGACATCGGCCTGGTGGTGGCCGGCGGCATCAAGCACTACGACTTCCAGCCGGTGATCGAACGTTGGTTGGTGAGCGTACCGATGGTCCACCTCGCCACCCTCGGCGCCGGCGGTGGCTCGATCGCCAGTTACGAGCCCATGCACGGCACCGTGCGCATCGGCCCGCACAGCGCCGGCTCCGACCCCGGCCCCGCCTGCTACGACCGCGGCGGGCTACAACCGACGGTAACCGACGCCGACTTGCTGCTCGGCTACCTCGACCCCGCCAACTACGCCAACGCCCAGATCGTGCTCAACCCCAAGCGCAGCATGCTGGTAATGGAAGCGCTCTGCGACGAGCTGGAGAGCGATCTGATCGAGACCTGCAAGCTGATCAAACGCACGGTCGACAACGACATGGCCAACGGCATCGCCACCGAGCTGCGCGCGCGCGGCTACGAGCCGGCGGAGTTCACCCTGTTGACCTATGGCGGCAACGGCCCGCTGCACGCCTGCGGCATCGCCGAGGCGCTGCGCATCGATCGCATTCTGGCACCACCGTTCAGCGCCGTCTTCTCCGCCTGCGGCGCCGGCAACCTCAACCAGATGCACATCCACGAGCAGTCCGTCTACCTCGTGCTCTTCGACGCCAACGCCAAACGCCTGTTCTCTGACTTCCATCGCTTCAACCAAACCGTCGCAGAGCTCGAAGGCCGCGGTCGCGACGATCTGCTCCGCCAGGGCGCCTGCGCAGCTGATATCCGCCACCGGCTCGAACTCGACATGCGCTACGGCAACCAGCGCGTGCAGACGGCGGTGGTGAGCGACCGCGCTCGGCTGGGCAGCGTCCACGACGTGCTCAGCCTGATCGACCGCTTTCACCGCAGCTACGGCGGCCGTTTCGGCGACGGCAGCCAGGCGCCCGAGGCCGGCGTGCGCATCAACACCATGCGGGTCTGCTCGTACCTCGAGCTGGAGACCGTGCAGTTCACGGACATTCGCCCTAGCGGCACGCCCGTTCGCGCAATCGAAGCTGTCAGCAGCCGCGCTTGCCACTTCACCGGCCACCAGCGGCCGTTGCCGACCCGCAGCTACGACGAGCGCGCGCTCGCAGCCGGCGTCGTCATCCCAGGCCCGGCAGTTGTGACCACCCGCCATACAACCTACCTAGTCGAGCCCGGCTGGCAGTACCAAGCCTGCGGCCAGGGCGCGGTCTGGCTGACGCGCGCACCGCGCCAGTAG
- a CDS encoding methionyl-tRNA formyltransferase, which yields MERLRIIFFGTPEFAVPSLRALLNGGEEIVAVICQPDKPAGRGQKLVAPPLKQLAAARGVPVLQPEKLRAPQTLEALRALAADLIVVAAYGKILPPAVLSLPRFGCINVHASLLPKYRGAAPIQWALLRGETVTGITIMQMDEGMDTGDILLQRETPIAPNETYGELQTRLAELGAEALLAAIVQLKAGTLRRQPQDNVAATMAPMVKKDDGRLDWTRTAPELARAVRAYNPWPSAYTTLAGELLKIHRAHAVAAIAGPPGTLAGGGALVVACGSGALRLDELQLAGRKRLAAADFVRGLHLAPGTRLGAA from the coding sequence ATGGAACGACTACGGATCATTTTCTTCGGCACGCCCGAATTCGCCGTGCCCTCGCTGCGCGCACTGCTGAATGGCGGCGAGGAGATCGTCGCCGTCATCTGCCAGCCCGATAAGCCGGCGGGCCGCGGCCAGAAACTGGTGGCCCCGCCGCTCAAGCAATTGGCCGCCGCCCGTGGCGTGCCGGTGCTGCAACCGGAGAAGTTGCGCGCGCCGCAGACGCTGGAGGCGCTGCGTGCGCTCGCCGCCGACCTGATTGTAGTGGCCGCCTACGGCAAGATCCTTCCGCCCGCCGTTCTCAGCCTGCCCCGCTTCGGCTGCATCAATGTGCACGCCTCGCTGCTGCCCAAGTATCGCGGCGCCGCCCCGATCCAGTGGGCCCTCCTCAGGGGCGAAACGGTTACCGGCATCACCATCATGCAAATGGACGAGGGCATGGATACCGGCGACATTCTGCTCCAGCGCGAAACCCCGATCGCCCCGAACGAAACCTACGGCGAATTGCAAACCCGCCTCGCCGAACTCGGCGCCGAGGCTCTGCTGGCGGCAATCGTCCAACTAAAGGCAGGCACGTTACGGCGCCAGCCGCAGGACAATGTGGCCGCAACCATGGCGCCCATGGTCAAGAAGGACGACGGCCGCCTCGACTGGACGCGCACCGCGCCCGAGCTGGCGCGCGCCGTGCGGGCTTACAACCCGTGGCCGTCAGCCTACACCACGTTGGCGGGCGAGCTGCTCAAGATCCACCGCGCCCACGCCGTCGCCGCCATCGCCGGTCCGCCCGGTACGCTCGCCGGCGGTGGCGCGTTGGTGGTCGCTTGCGGCAGCGGGGCGTTGCGCCTCGATGAGTTGCAGCTCGCCGGACGTAAGCGGCTGGCCGCCGCCGACTTCGTGCGCGGCCTGCATCTGGCACCGGGGACGCGCTTAGGCGCCGCCTGA
- a CDS encoding ribulose-phosphate 3-epimerase, whose amino-acid sequence MTARVLIAPSLLSADFARLGEEVRAVDAAGADWLHLDVMDGHFVPNLTIGPMVVEAVRKHTQRPLDVHLMIEQPERYIGAFAKAGARYISVHYETCPHLHAVLQQIRAAGAEPGVVINPATPLAAIEPVLPDVAFILIMTVNPGFAGQAFIESAMGKISAARDIKRSQRLSFLIEVDGGVKVDNAVRIIAAGAEVLVSGSGVFGTRDYRATIAALRGSAPARKRS is encoded by the coding sequence ATGACTGCGCGCGTGTTGATCGCTCCGTCGCTGTTGTCGGCTGACTTCGCTCGCCTGGGCGAGGAGGTGCGAGCGGTTGACGCCGCCGGCGCCGACTGGCTTCACCTCGATGTGATGGACGGGCACTTCGTGCCTAACCTCACCATCGGACCGATGGTGGTGGAGGCCGTCCGCAAGCACACACAGCGGCCACTCGACGTCCACCTGATGATCGAACAGCCTGAGCGTTACATCGGCGCCTTCGCCAAGGCCGGCGCCCGGTACATCTCGGTGCATTACGAGACCTGCCCGCACTTGCACGCGGTGCTCCAGCAGATCCGCGCGGCCGGGGCGGAGCCCGGCGTGGTCATCAATCCGGCCACGCCGCTGGCAGCGATCGAGCCGGTCCTGCCGGACGTCGCCTTCATCCTCATCATGACGGTCAACCCCGGCTTCGCCGGCCAAGCCTTTATCGAGTCGGCGATGGGCAAGATCAGCGCCGCCCGCGATATCAAACGCAGCCAGCGGCTGTCATTCCTGATCGAGGTCGATGGCGGGGTCAAAGTCGACAACGCCGTGCGCATCATTGCCGCGGGGGCGGAGGTGTTGGTCTCGGGCTCCGGTGTTTTTGGCACGCGCGACTATCGCGCCACCATTGCCGCGCTGCGCGGCAGTGCGCCGGCACGCAAGCGCTCCTAG
- a CDS encoding SH3 domain-containing protein, translating into MGRIVVFGLLALALHAIAAAAADTSVAVVSGAELLYVRRGPGTNFPAFATIERGERVEVERLEGVWAQVRLASGQNGYVHSTFLAFPGEKGATVMVLATPTAPAATLTRTQVTRTSSPAPTPSPTVTPTVVYEPTATPTPPAAALSPDAAGDSDEVKALRREVERLTTTVDTLHKRLGDWQAQPNTSAATGEHPWRTPTITVLVLIALLVGWVAGGAYGRHSERQRRNRIRF; encoded by the coding sequence ATGGGTCGCATAGTCGTCTTCGGGCTCCTCGCACTTGCGTTGCACGCCATCGCGGCGGCGGCGGCGGACACCTCCGTCGCCGTGGTTAGCGGCGCCGAGTTGTTGTACGTGCGCCGCGGCCCCGGCACCAACTTCCCCGCCTTTGCCACCATCGAACGGGGCGAGCGCGTCGAGGTCGAACGCCTCGAGGGGGTATGGGCGCAGGTGCGCCTCGCTTCCGGGCAGAATGGATATGTCCATAGCACCTTCCTGGCGTTCCCGGGCGAGAAGGGTGCAACCGTCATGGTGCTGGCCACACCGACAGCGCCGGCAGCCACGTTGACACGCACCCAAGTGACCCGCACCAGCAGCCCGGCGCCGACTCCGAGCCCAACCGTGACCCCAACCGTGGTGTACGAGCCGACAGCGACGCCGACTCCGCCGGCGGCGGCTTTGTCGCCTGACGCCGCCGGCGACTCAGACGAGGTCAAGGCGTTGCGCCGCGAGGTTGAGCGCTTGACCACCACGGTTGATACCCTACACAAGCGTCTCGGCGACTGGCAGGCGCAGCCGAACACCAGCGCGGCGACCGGTGAGCACCCGTGGCGCACACCTACCATCACCGTGCTTGTGCTGATCGCACTGCTCGTGGGCTGGGTGGCCGGCGGCGCCTACGGCCGTCACAGCGAGCGCCAGCGCCGCAATCGCATCCGCTTCTGA
- a CDS encoding helix-turn-helix transcriptional regulator encodes MTNWARLAELRKAAGFTQEELAAEIGVSRPHTPPPPAACHFRRFAVSCCRDLLRLRPVRAITALTTAQEHEDRLDWPAGKPVLAQSYHGRRQAGVGCKHRLGSPSRHRVLAFRRPSAFRMIVITG; translated from the coding sequence TTGACGAACTGGGCGCGACTGGCGGAGTTGCGCAAGGCTGCCGGCTTCACCCAGGAGGAGCTGGCCGCCGAGATCGGTGTGTCACGTCCGCACACTCCTCCCCCGCCGGCCGCTTGTCATTTTCGCCGTTTCGCCGTTTCGTGCTGTCGTGATCTTCTGCGCCTCCGACCAGTCCGCGCAATCACGGCACTAACGACGGCACAAGAGCACGAAGATCGGCTCGACTGGCCCGCCGGAAAGCCGGTTCTCGCGCAGAGTTACCATGGCAGACGCCAAGCCGGAGTTGGATGTAAGCACCGTCTCGGCTCCCCTTCGCGACATCGCGTCTTGGCGTTCAGGCGCCCGTCCGCGTTTCGAATGATCGTGATCACCGGCTGA
- a CDS encoding AsmA family protein, protein MKRFWKWVGATVAVLALLAVAAVLVIPFVVGTPRVRAAIARAASQAVGRPVTFTALSVTVLPDPSIRLHGLALADAPDFATPPPF, encoded by the coding sequence ATGAAACGTTTCTGGAAGTGGGTTGGTGCCACTGTTGCGGTGCTCGCGCTCCTGGCGGTTGCCGCGGTGCTGGTGATTCCCTTCGTCGTGGGCACGCCGCGCGTCCGGGCGGCGATCGCGCGCGCTGCCTCACAAGCAGTGGGCCGCCCGGTTACGTTCACCGCGCTCTCGGTCACGGTATTGCCGGACCCGTCCATCCGGCTCCACGGACTCGCTCTCGCGGACGCCCCTGACTTCGCCACGCCCCCCCCTTTCTGA
- a CDS encoding helix-turn-helix domain-containing protein → MLKQCPNCGAARTEPQRIRRERHVAGHVFTADLPARVCAGCATTYFDDLVVSQFDALVAARLAEAGVTEPEALKFMRKGTGLQAKEFAELLAVRPETVSRWEQGKRPIDRATYAVMRQLVYEWARGVTATRDYLRSLCRPKRLPKTIKIALPRAA, encoded by the coding sequence ATGCTGAAACAGTGCCCAAATTGCGGCGCGGCTCGTACCGAGCCGCAGAGGATTAGACGGGAGCGCCATGTGGCGGGCCACGTGTTTACGGCCGACCTGCCGGCCCGTGTCTGCGCGGGTTGCGCGACCACCTATTTCGACGACCTCGTGGTCAGCCAGTTCGATGCCCTGGTGGCGGCAAGACTTGCGGAAGCCGGGGTGACCGAACCGGAGGCGTTGAAGTTCATGCGCAAGGGGACGGGGCTGCAAGCAAAGGAATTCGCCGAGCTGCTGGCTGTCCGGCCCGAAACGGTTTCCCGCTGGGAACAGGGGAAACGCCCGATCGACCGCGCCACCTACGCTGTCATGCGGCAGCTCGTGTACGAGTGGGCGCGCGGCGTCACGGCGACCAGAGACTACCTGCGTTCGCTCTGCAGGCCGAAACGACTCCCGAAGACAATCAAGATCGCGCTGCCGCGCGCGGCGTAG
- a CDS encoding caspase family protein: protein MKTPVGAWLALVALCVVLLVCRSAVRAEETRGLKLLATKGADNQWAEIPLYNRMHAVIIGIDRYPQLPPDRQLGYAVSDAKAVERLLRARFAFDQIYTLYNEDATRSNITDLLLNRLSQVPKDDGVFVFYAGHGGQEKTDFGNMGFLVPHDGSFEDMRTVITMGTLRDDVSKRIRAKHVFFVMDACYSGILVETRAGEAKKTSRDFAYLEQIAREPVRQVLTAGDANQTVLDGGPGGHSVFTGRLLEILESADDFITASELGTRIKERVFSDARARNHTQTPKDGAFFGLGDFIFMPSVARRIGGIKGQTAELEKELARLQAAEARAAAQRDEGARREAERARRATEAALKAKQLEAQRIEAEQQARAKEQKQRQQQQEEMRRSQEEEAARLAAIQKQVEEKRKQYKASMVDSLADALRELQALDAEIQRIRSAMRQELSKRILSIAAARSRALSHVAQKDEFETDAEFSARQAAAGAGRNGSIRTEFKGAGEALQNAYDEQIRPLLQQMDEISKKSFRISGHDALTITIGSYDADAQTFPVTITSKNFGRQAYPWSRFLFVAEDSRSTHAAGLRAGDMLVSYNSIPVRPDTDFERLWATVVTESTELVVERDGRPLVLKVPKGGLSLELRADDYGRDLPPDVLYVSADIPVPRADARRLKQDYLNGFFAAELDVAAVSPQMLLVRSAMLADEGCGSRYDLMKARFVSLGNRLTRDTNNKTIWLTSSLGKRSWVGAERLVSRLNYRGVCDWHLPSVNEMQSVPRTPVLLSMDSGICYHTNTVANDQNERVHWKYCPRDNSTYFHRDADSYAVQAVLSGEPKRCHYPLLEGRFLPISGDLVFDTERFLIWTTRPVSPDSHTSMQAETLVKELTYHDLRGWRLPSLDDLKSLYDEALPGISSTFGELGNECFHTTTLDQFGKHRTQNPTDPRWNCSDYALVVSVL from the coding sequence GCGCTGTGTGTCGTTTTGTTGGTGTGCCGCAGTGCTGTCCGCGCGGAGGAAACGCGGGGCCTGAAGCTGTTGGCCACAAAGGGCGCGGATAACCAGTGGGCGGAAATTCCGCTCTACAACCGCATGCACGCGGTGATCATCGGTATCGATCGTTATCCGCAGCTTCCCCCCGACCGCCAGCTCGGATACGCGGTGTCCGATGCAAAGGCGGTCGAGCGGCTACTGCGGGCCAGATTCGCCTTCGACCAGATCTACACCTTGTACAACGAGGACGCCACGCGGTCTAACATAACGGACCTGTTACTCAATCGCCTGTCGCAGGTTCCGAAGGACGACGGCGTCTTCGTATTCTATGCCGGTCACGGTGGTCAGGAGAAAACCGACTTCGGCAACATGGGCTTCCTGGTGCCGCACGACGGCAGCTTCGAGGACATGCGCACCGTCATCACCATGGGCACTCTGCGCGACGACGTCTCCAAGCGCATCCGGGCAAAACACGTCTTCTTCGTGATGGACGCGTGCTACAGCGGCATACTGGTTGAGACGCGTGCCGGGGAGGCGAAGAAGACCAGCCGTGACTTCGCCTATCTCGAGCAGATCGCGCGCGAACCGGTGAGGCAGGTGCTCACAGCGGGCGATGCCAATCAGACGGTTCTCGATGGCGGACCTGGCGGCCATTCCGTGTTCACGGGCCGCTTGCTGGAGATTCTGGAGTCGGCGGATGATTTCATCACCGCCTCCGAACTTGGCACCCGTATCAAGGAACGGGTGTTCTCCGACGCCCGCGCCCGCAACCACACACAGACACCGAAAGACGGGGCCTTCTTCGGTCTCGGCGATTTCATCTTCATGCCATCGGTGGCGCGGCGTATTGGCGGCATCAAAGGGCAGACCGCAGAACTCGAGAAAGAACTCGCGCGGCTGCAGGCGGCGGAGGCACGGGCGGCGGCACAACGAGACGAAGGAGCCCGCCGCGAAGCGGAGCGTGCGCGTCGCGCGACCGAGGCGGCGCTCAAGGCCAAGCAGCTCGAAGCGCAACGCATCGAGGCTGAGCAGCAAGCGCGCGCGAAGGAGCAGAAGCAGCGCCAGCAGCAGCAGGAAGAGATGCGCCGCAGTCAGGAGGAGGAGGCCGCACGCCTCGCAGCCATCCAGAAGCAAGTCGAGGAGAAACGCAAGCAGTACAAGGCCTCGATGGTCGACTCGCTGGCGGACGCGCTTCGCGAGTTGCAGGCATTGGATGCCGAGATACAGCGGATCCGGAGCGCGATGCGCCAGGAGCTTTCCAAGCGCATTCTCTCCATCGCCGCGGCGCGAAGCCGGGCTCTTTCGCACGTGGCACAGAAGGATGAATTCGAGACCGACGCCGAGTTCAGCGCCCGCCAAGCCGCGGCGGGCGCCGGGCGCAATGGATCGATCCGCACGGAGTTCAAAGGCGCAGGGGAAGCCCTCCAGAACGCTTATGATGAACAGATCCGGCCCCTGCTCCAGCAAATGGATGAGATTTCGAAGAAGTCGTTCCGGATCTCCGGCCACGACGCCCTTACGATCACGATTGGCTCCTATGATGCGGATGCGCAGACTTTTCCAGTCACGATCACCTCGAAGAATTTCGGCCGGCAGGCATATCCGTGGAGCCGATTCCTGTTTGTCGCTGAAGATAGCAGGAGCACGCACGCGGCGGGACTCCGCGCGGGCGATATGCTGGTGAGCTACAACAGCATTCCCGTGCGACCGGACACGGATTTCGAGCGTCTTTGGGCGACCGTCGTAACAGAATCAACGGAGCTCGTCGTGGAACGCGACGGCAGGCCGCTGGTATTGAAAGTGCCGAAGGGCGGCCTGTCGCTGGAGCTGCGCGCGGACGACTACGGGCGCGATCTTCCGCCGGACGTTCTCTACGTCAGTGCGGACATACCGGTACCGCGGGCGGATGCACGGCGCCTCAAGCAAGACTACTTGAATGGTTTCTTTGCCGCCGAATTGGATGTGGCCGCTGTGTCTCCACAGATGCTCCTCGTACGTTCGGCCATGCTTGCGGATGAGGGCTGCGGGAGCCGATATGATCTCATGAAGGCTCGATTCGTGAGCCTGGGTAATCGGCTCACGCGAGACACGAACAACAAGACAATCTGGCTCACGAGTTCGCTCGGCAAGCGTAGCTGGGTGGGCGCGGAACGGCTGGTGTCGCGGCTGAACTATCGGGGCGTTTGCGATTGGCATCTACCTTCCGTGAACGAGATGCAGAGCGTGCCTCGCACCCCAGTTCTCCTCTCGATGGACTCGGGAATCTGCTATCACACGAATACAGTCGCCAATGACCAGAACGAGCGCGTGCACTGGAAATACTGCCCTCGTGACAATTCGACGTACTTCCACAGAGACGCCGACTCATACGCGGTTCAGGCCGTACTGTCCGGGGAGCCAAAACGCTGCCATTATCCGCTCCTGGAGGGGCGCTTCCTCCCCATCTCCGGAGATCTGGTGTTCGACACAGAGCGGTTTTTGATTTGGACAACGCGCCCAGTCTCACCCGATTCCCATACGTCGATGCAGGCGGAGACGCTCGTTAAGGAACTCACCTACCACGATCTGCGCGGCTGGCGTCTGCCAAGCCTGGATGATCTCAAGAGTCTCTATGATGAGGCGCTACCGGGTATTTCCTCTACCTTTGGCGAGCTGGGAAACGAGTGCTTCCACACGACGACCCTCGACCAGTTCGGGAAACACCGTACCCAGAACCCCACCGATCCGCGATGGAACTGCTCCGACTATGCGCTCGTGGTCAGCGTTCTGTGA